In the genome of Massilia sp. PAMC28688, one region contains:
- a CDS encoding molecular chaperone, translating into MNRFSRLALLAMLALPLPSLAELMLNPTRVVLAGNQRATQIELINNSSEPATYRIGIVNRRMTETGEFVSIDTPGPDELFAGPMLAYSPRQVTLAPGTAQVVRLMVRKPDGLAEGEYRSHLHFEKLAAPGDLASSVEPDGAGQQRIGVVLKTLIGASIPVIVRHGATSARVALTQLALQQAGPGQAPQLAFLIERQGNQSVYGDLAAYLVAPGGGEQLLARASGVAVYTPNSVRKAGLILQLSPGARLDRGRLRLAYHERPDAGGKLIAEASLALP; encoded by the coding sequence ATGAACCGTTTTTCGCGCCTTGCCCTGCTGGCGATGCTGGCCCTGCCGCTGCCATCGCTGGCCGAGCTGATGCTCAACCCCACCCGTGTGGTCCTGGCCGGCAACCAGCGCGCCACGCAGATCGAACTGATCAACAACAGCAGCGAGCCGGCCACCTACCGGATCGGCATCGTCAACCGCCGCATGACCGAAACCGGTGAATTCGTCAGCATCGATACGCCAGGCCCGGACGAGCTGTTCGCCGGCCCCATGCTGGCCTACTCGCCGCGCCAGGTCACGCTGGCCCCGGGCACGGCCCAGGTGGTGCGCCTGATGGTGCGCAAGCCCGATGGCCTGGCCGAGGGCGAATACCGTTCGCACCTGCACTTTGAAAAGCTGGCCGCGCCAGGCGACCTGGCCAGCAGCGTGGAGCCGGACGGAGCCGGCCAGCAGCGTATAGGTGTGGTGCTCAAGACCCTGATCGGCGCCTCCATCCCCGTCATCGTGCGCCACGGCGCCACCTCGGCCCGGGTGGCGCTGACGCAGCTGGCGCTGCAGCAGGCAGGACCCGGCCAGGCGCCGCAGCTGGCCTTCTTGATCGAGCGCCAGGGCAATCAGTCGGTGTATGGCGACCTGGCGGCCTACCTTGTCGCGCCCGGCGGCGGCGAGCAGCTGCTGGCACGCGCCAGCGGCGTGGCGGTCTACACCCCCAACAGCGTGCGCAAGGCCGGGCTCATTTTGCAGCTGTCTCCGGGTGCACGGCTGGACCGCGGCAGGCTGCGCCTGGCCTATCACGAGCGCCCGGACGCCGGCGGCAAGCTCATTGCCGAAGCCTCGCTGGCCCTCCCCTGA